A single genomic interval of Anaerotignum faecicola harbors:
- a CDS encoding sugar ABC transporter permease has protein sequence WKITIPMLTPTIFFNLILQIINGFRVFTESYVITDGGPLDSTLSYVLYLYRRAFTYFDMGYSCALAWVLVAIVSVFTIILFKTQKNWVYYEAGRE, from the coding sequence TGGAAGATAACGATTCCGATGCTGACACCGACCATTTTCTTCAATCTGATTCTTCAGATCATCAACGGTTTCCGCGTGTTTACAGAGAGTTATGTAATTACGGATGGCGGACCGCTGGACAGCACCTTATCGTACGTCCTGTACCTGTACCGTCGTGCATTTACGTATTTTGACATGGGATACAGCTGTGCGCTGGCGTGGGTGCTGGTGGCAATTGTCTCCGTATTTACCATAATACTGTTTAAGACTCAGAAAAACTGGGTTTACTATGAAGCCGGGAGGGAATAA
- a CDS encoding carbohydrate ABC transporter permease: MGMKRKRQLSSVIFHAGACILGFFMIYPLLWLLASSFKSNETMFTNTYSLLPEVWDAAKNYASGFAGIGGVAFSTFFMNSMV; this comes from the coding sequence ATGGGAATGAAGAGAAAAAGACAGTTGAGTTCAGTGATTTTCCACGCCGGGGCGTGCATTCTGGGATTCTTTATGATCTATCCGCTCCTGTGGCTGCTGGCCAGCTCCTTTAAAAGTAATGAAACAATGTTTACCAATACGTATTCCCTGCTCCCCGAGGTATGGGATGCGGCAAAGAACTATGCCAGCGGATTTGCAGGAATCGGCGGCGTGGCTTTCAGCACGTTCTTCATGAACTCCATGGT